In a genomic window of Punica granatum isolate Tunisia-2019 chromosome 6, ASM765513v2, whole genome shotgun sequence:
- the LOC116211360 gene encoding protein CHROMATIN REMODELING 5 isoform X3 produces MAFFKNYSAETVSQSILDENSRSQNVNRLNSSSRNEDVDGAFSAREFDMNVDAQYQSDDEPYGTRMVQNEAATDNGIRLNNLQPSGRRNANAGQWGSSFWKDCKPMCPPGGSESGPESKSGSDNKYDERSDDHLTDARDSDDDEGPKEVDKGQRGHPDVPAEEMLSDEYYEQDGDEQSDRAPYRGYKHPMGITSRTSINTNPVAASRKVSRNSRSLNIDEEDDFGDVEDKNDDADYEEEDEDDDDPNDADFDPDGRGTIGRTTNKDEDWDAEASDEDDVSDDEVDVSDEEDSYYSKKPKGKQGHKGGYTAKSSKERKAAPAYRRQNRGKAFSDEEESSAKDSDGESFEDLRGASRRGAQMRKSNGRLNMSTNIIRESNEVRTSSRSVRKVSYVESDESEDVDEAKKKKSQKEEVEEDEGDSIEKVLWHQPMGMAEEALRNNRPAEPVLLSHLFDTEPDLDDMEFLIKWKGQSHLHCQWKSLADLQNLSGFKKVLNYTKKVMEDVKFRMSVSREEIEVNDVSKEMDLDLIKQYSQVERIIADRISKDGSGGVVPEYLVKWQGLSYAEATWEKDVDIAFAQDAIDEYKAREAAMEVQGKAVDPQRKKSKASLRKLDEQPEWLRGGKLRDYQLEGLNFLVNSWRNDTNVILADEMGLGKTVQSVSMLGFLQNTQQIHGPFLVVVPLSTLSNWAKEFRKWLPDMNVIVYVGTRASREVCQQYEFYNDKKVGRPIKFNALLTTYEVVLKDKAVLSKMKWSYLMVDEAHRLKNSEAQLYTTLSEFSTKNKLLITGTPLQNSVEELWALLHFLDPDKFRSKEDFVQNYKNLSSFNENELANLHMELRPHILRRVIKDVEKSLPPKIERILRVEMSPLQKQYYKWILERNFHDLNKGVRGNQVSLLNIVVELKKCCNHPFLFESADHGYGGDWVTGDSSKLERIILSSGKLVILDKLLVRLHETKHRVLIFSQMVRMLDILAEYMSLRGFQFQRLDGSTKAELRQQAMDHFNAPGSDDFCFLLSTRAGGLGINLATADTVIIFDSDWNPQNDLQAMSRAHRIGQQEVVNIYRFVTSKSVEEDILERAKRKMVLDHLVIQKLNAEGRLEKKETKKGSFFDKNELSAILRFGAEELFKEEKNDEESKKKLLNLDIDEILERAEKVEEEDAGEEGHELLSAFKVANFTSAEDDGSFWSRWIKPEAIAQAEEALAPRAARSTKSYAEASQPSQPDRSNKRRKKETEPPMRGSKRRKADFSVPSVPTIEGASVQVRGWSHGNLSKRDALRFSRAVMKFGNESQIDLIVSEVGGAISAAPLEAQIELFSALVDGCREAVKLGNLDPRQGTLLDFFGVSVKANDLLTRVEELQLLAKRISRYDDPIKQFRVLAYLKPSNWSKGCGWNQIDDARLLLGIHYHGFGNWESIRLDGRLGLMKKIAPAELQHHETFLPRAPNLKDRANALLEMELAAVGGKNSKAKVGKKVPKNLKETAASATGARVKNGIAGPSRVNLRSNKDRLQKLPKAAEPLVKEEGEMSDHEEVYEQFKETKWMEWCQDVMADELKTLDRLHRLQTTSANLPKEKVLARIRNYLQLIGRRIDSIVLEHEEDPFKQDRMTMRLWKYVSSFSNLSGDRLHQIYSKLKQEQEDEVGPSGSRDTDPSYFPSHSHQRAHRSMTSYQMLDPGRRVNESGKLEAWKRRRRSEAYTYPLVQPPPIHRPLNNGTRPSDPNALGILGAAPPDVRRFGDERPHRGMRPGSFPPRQDFSSGIK; encoded by the exons ATGGCCTTTTTCAAGAATTACTCGGCTGAGACTGTGTCACAGAGCATCCTGGATGAAAACAGCCGGAGCCAAAATGTGAATAGACTGAATAGCTCTTCACGAAATGAGGATGTTGATGGGGCTTTTAGTGCGAGGGAATTTGATATGAACGTAGATGCGCAATATCAAAGCGATGACGAGCCGTATGGCACCAGAATGGTCCAAAATGAAGCAGCAACTGATAATGGAATTAGACTAAATAACTTGCAACCTTCTGGAAGGAGAAACGCTAATGCTGGACAGTGGGGCTCGTCATTTTGGAAGGATTGTAAACCTATGTGTCCTCCTGGAGGTTCAGAGTCAGGACCCGAGTCAAAAAGTGGGTCAGATAATAAATATGATGAAAGATCAGATGACCATTTGACCGATGCCAGGGACTCGGATGATGACGAGGGACCGAAAGAAGTAGACAAGGGTCAAAGAGGCCACCCTGATGTTCCTGCAGAGGAGATGTTGTCTGATGAATATTATGAGCAGGATGGAGACGAGCAGAGTGACAGAGCACCTTATAGAGGATATAAGCATCCCATGGGCATTACTTCTAGAACGTCAATAAACACAAACCCTGTTGCTGCTAGCAGAAAGGTCTCTCGGAATTCAAGGTCTTTGAATATTGACGAAGAGGATGACTTTGGTGATGTCGAAGACAAGAATGATGATGCTGATTATgaagaagaggatgaggaCGACG ATGACCCAAATGATGCAGATTTTGACCCTGATGGTCGTGGGACTATTGGTCGTACAACAAATAAG GACGAAGACTGGGATGCTGAAGCTtctgatgaagatgatgtcaGTGATGATGAGGTGGATGTTTCAGATGAAGAAGACTCTTATTATTCGAAGAAACCGAAGGGTAAGCAAGGACATAAAGGGGGATATACTGCCAAGTCTAGTAAAGAACGTAAAGCCGCACCTGCATATAGACGACAGAATAGAGGGAAAGCATTTTCTGATGAAGAGGAGTCATCAGCTAAAGATTCTGACGGTGAGAGCTTTGAGGATCTCAGAGGGGCGTCCAGACGGGGTGCACagatgagaaaaagtaatggtcGACTAAACATGTCGACAAACATCATCAGAGAAAGCAATGAGGTTCGCACTTCTAGCAGATCGGTTCGGAAGGTATCGTATGTTGAAAGCGATGAGAGTGAAGATGTTGATGAAGCCAAGAAGAAAAAGTCGCAAAAG GAAGAAGTTGAAGAGGATGAGGGTGATTCAATTGAAAAGGTACTTTGGCACCAGCCAATGGGTATGGCTGAAGAGGCTCTCAGGAACAACAGACCAGCTGAGCCTGTTCTGCTGAGCCACTTGTTTGATACTGAACCGGATTTGGATGACATGGAGTTCTTGATTAAGTGGAAAGGCCAGTCCCATTTGCACTGTCAGTGGAAATCTCTCGCTGATCTACAAAAT CTTAGCGGTTTTAAGAAGGTGTTAAATTACACAAAGAAGGTGATGGAAGATGTGAAGTTTCGGATGTCAGTCTCGCGTGAGGAG ATTGAGGTCAATGATGTGAGCAAGGAAATGGACTTGGACCTCATCAAGCAATATAGTCAG GTTGAAAGAATAATAGCTGACCGGATTAGTAAAGATGGATCTGGAGGCGTTGTACCTGAGTACCTGGTGAAGTGGCAGGGGCTGTCTTACGCCGAAGCAACCTG GGAGAAGGATGTTGATATTGCATTTGCCCAAGATGCTATTGATGAGTACAAG GCACGAGAAGCTGCTATGGAAGTTCAAGGAAAGGCAGTTGATCCCCAGAGGAAGAAGAGCAAAG CAAGTCTGAGGAAGCTTGATGAACAACCAGAGTGGTTAAGGGGAGGGAAGCTTCGTGATTACCAGTTGGAGGGACTTAACTTCCTGGTGAACAG CTGGAGAAATGATACCAATGTTATCTTAGCTGATGAAATGGGTCTTGGTAAAACAGTGCAGTCAGTTTCCATGCTTGGCTTTTTGCAG AATACTCAACAAATCCATGGGCCATTTCTTGTTGTCGTACCCCTATCCACATTATCAAATTGGGCTAAAGAATTTAGAAAGTGGCTGCCTGATATGAATGTCATTGTGTATGTTGGTACTCGTGCAAGCCGAGAG GTTTGTCAACAATACGAATTTTACAATGATAAGAAAGTTGGCAGGCCCATAAAGTTTAATGCTTTGCTGACCACCTACGAAGTAGTTCTGAAGGACAAAGCTGTCCTTTCCAAGATGAAGTGGAGTTATCTAATGGTTGATGAAGCTCATCGCTTGAAGAACAGTGAGGCACAATTGTACACTACTCTTTCG GAATTTAGCACTAAGAACAAGTTGCTTATAACTGGTACACCGTTACAGAACAGTGTAGAAGAGCTATG GGCTCTGCTTCACTTTCTTGATCCTGATAAGTTTCGGAGTAAAGAAGATTTTGTTCAGAATTACAAGAATCTCAGCTCATTTAACGAAAATGAG CTTGCTAATCTTCATATGGAGTTGAGGCCTCACATTCTAAGAAGAGTTATCAAGGATGTGGAGAAGTCATTGCCTCCGAAAATTGAGCGTATTCTTAGAGTTGAAATGTCACCACTGCAGAAACA GTATTATAAGTGGATTTTGGAGCGCAATTTTCATGACTTAAACAAAGGAGTTCGTGGCAATCAG GTTTCGCTTCTAAATATTGTTGTGGAGCTGAAGAAATGCTGCAATCATCCCTTCCTCTTTGAAAGTGCAGACCATGGTTATGGAGGGGATTGGGTTACCGGTGATAGTAGCAAATTGGAAAGGATTATCTTGAGCAGTGGGAAGCTGGTTATTCTGGACAAATTGCTTGTCAGATTGCATGAGACAAAGCATCGGGTTCTAATATTTTCCCAG ATGGTCAGAATGTTGGATATACTGGCTGAGTACATGTCGCTTCGAGGTTTTCAATTTCAGAGGCTTGATGGCAGCACAAAGGCTGAACTCAGGCAGCAGGCTATGGATCATTTTAATGCTCCCGGTAGTGATGATTTTTGCTTTCTTCTTTCTACTCGAGCTGGTGGCCTTGGCATTAATCTTGCAACAGCAGATACTGTTATTATCTTTGACTCGGACTGGAATCCACAGAATGACTTACAG GCAATGAGTAGAGCTCATCGAATTGGCCAACAAGAGGTCGTCAACATTTACAGGTTTGTCACAAGCAAAAGTGTTGAGGAAGATATCCTGGAAAGAGCCAAAAGAAAGATG GTGCTAGACCATCTGGTGATCCAAAAACTGAATGCTGAGGGTAGGttggagaaaaaagaaacaaagaaaggCAGCTTTTTTGACAAA AATGAATTATCTGCTATCTTGAGATTTGGAGCTGAGGAACTCTTTaaggaagagaaaaatgaTGAGGAAAGTAAGAAGAAGTTGTTGAACCTGGACATTGATGAAATTCTTGAGAGAGCTGAGAAGGTCGAAGAGGAAGATGCTGGAGAGGAAGGACATGAATTGCTGAGTGCATTTAAG GTTGCTAATTTCACCAGTGCTGAAGATGATGGTAGCTTTTGGAGCCGTTGGATAAAGCCAGAAGCTATAGCACAAGCTGAA GAAGCTTTAGCTCCCCGTGCTGCAAGGAGCACTAAAAGTTATGCAGAAGCAAGTCAACCTAGCCAGCCTGATAGAAGCAATAAGAGGCGAAAAAAGGAAACTGAGCCACCGATGAGAGGCTCCAAACGACGCAAAGCTGATTTCTCTGTCCCCTCGGTGCCAACAATTGAGGGGGCATCGGTTCAAGTGAGAGGATGGTCCCATGGCAATTTATCTAAGAGAGATGCATTACGATTTTCTCGTGCG GTTATGAAATTTGGGAATGAGAGTCAGATTGATCTAATTGTATCAGAAGTTGGTGGTGCAATTAGCGCTGCTCCACTTGAAGCACAGATTGAGCTATTCAGTGCCTTGGTTGATGGCTGTAGAGAAGCTGTCAAATTGGGAAATCTGGACCCAAGG CAGGGGACTTTATTGGATTTCTTTGGTGTTTCTGTGAAAGCTAATGATCTACTCACCCGCGTTGAAGAACTCCAGTTACTCGCCAAGCGTATCAGTCGCTATGATGATCCCATCAAACAATTTAGGGTGCTGGCATATCTCAAACCTTCAAATTGGTCTAAAGGCTGTGGTTGGAATCAGA TTGATGATGCAAGACTGCTGCTTGGAATTCATTACCATGGATTTGGCAATTGGGAAAGCATAAGGTTAGACGGGAGGCTTGGACTTATGAAGAAGATTGCTCCTGCAGAACTTCAACACCACGAGACCTTCCTACCTCGTGCTCCAAACTTGAAAGACCGTGCAAATGCCCTCCTGGAAATG GAACTCGCTGCTGTTGGAGGGAAGAACTCCAAAGCTAAAGTGGGGAAAAAGGTGCCTAAGAACTTAAAGGAAACGGCTGCAAGCGCAACTGGAGCAAGGGTCAAGAACGGGATTGCTGGCCCTTCAAGAGTTAATCTCCGGTCAAACAAGGACAGGCTACAGAAACTTCCCAAAGCTGCCGAGCCTTTGGTGAAAGAGGAAGGCGAAATGTCTGACCACGAGGAAGTGTACGAGCAGTTCAAGGAAACGAAGTGGATGGAATGGTGTCAAGATGTCATGGCAGATGAACTGAAGACACTGGATCGTCTCCATAGGTTACAGACTACCAGTGCCAATCTTCCCAAGGAGAAG GTTCTGGCCAGAATACGTAACTATTTACAGCTTATCGGTCGAAGGATTGATAGCATCGTCTTGGAGCATGAGGAGGATCCCTTTAAACAAGACA GGATGACGATGCGATTGTGGAAATACGTGTCTAGCTTCTCGAACCTATCTGGGGATAGACTTCATCAGATTTATTCGAAGCTTAAGCAGGAGCAGGAGGACGAGGTGGGCCCTTCTGGCAGCCGTGACACTGATCCCAGTTATTTCCCATCTCACTCTCACCAAAGAGCTCACAGGAGTATGACCTCTTACCAGATGCTAGATCCGGGAAGAAGAGTCAATGAGTCGGGGAAGCTTGAAGCCTGGAAGCGCAGGAGAAGATCCGAGGCCTACACTTATCCCCTGGTTCAGCCTCCTCCTATCCACCGACCGCTAAATAACGGGACCCGCCCCTCTGACCCCAATGCCTTGGGGATTCTCGGGGCAGCCCCACCCGACGTTAGGCGTTTCGGAGATGAGAGACCCCATCGAGGGATGCGTCCTGGCAGTTTTCCTCCGAGGCAGGATTTCTCATCGGGCATCAAATAA
- the LOC116211360 gene encoding protein CHROMATIN REMODELING 5 isoform X1 → MAFFKNYSAETVSQSILDENSRSQNVNRLNSSSRNEDVDGAFSAREFDMNVDAQYQSDDEPYGTRMVQNEAATDNGIRLNNLQPSGRRNANAGQWGSSFWKDCKPMCPPGGSESGPESKSGSDNKYDERSDDHLTDARDSDDDEGPKEVDKGQRGHPDVPAEEMLSDEYYEQDGDEQSDRAPYRGYKHPMGITSRTSINTNPVAASRKVSRNSRSLNIDEEDDFGDVEDKNDDADYEEEDEDDEDDPNDADFDPDGRGTIGRTTNKDEDWDAEASDEDDVSDDEVDVSDEEDSYYSKKPKGKQGHKGGYTAKSSKERKAAPAYRRQNRGKAFSDEEESSAKDSDGESFEDLRGASRRGAQMRKSNGRLNMSTNIIRESNEVRTSSRSVRKVSYVESDESEDVDEAKKKKSQKEEVEEDEGDSIEKVLWHQPMGMAEEALRNNRPAEPVLLSHLFDTEPDLDDMEFLIKWKGQSHLHCQWKSLADLQNLSGFKKVLNYTKKVMEDVKFRMSVSREEIEVNDVSKEMDLDLIKQYSQVERIIADRISKDGSGGVVPEYLVKWQGLSYAEATWEKDVDIAFAQDAIDEYKAREAAMEVQGKAVDPQRKKSKASLRKLDEQPEWLRGGKLRDYQLEGLNFLVNSWRNDTNVILADEMGLGKTVQSVSMLGFLQNTQQIHGPFLVVVPLSTLSNWAKEFRKWLPDMNVIVYVGTRASREVCQQYEFYNDKKVGRPIKFNALLTTYEVVLKDKAVLSKMKWSYLMVDEAHRLKNSEAQLYTTLSEFSTKNKLLITGTPLQNSVEELWALLHFLDPDKFRSKEDFVQNYKNLSSFNENELANLHMELRPHILRRVIKDVEKSLPPKIERILRVEMSPLQKQYYKWILERNFHDLNKGVRGNQVSLLNIVVELKKCCNHPFLFESADHGYGGDWVTGDSSKLERIILSSGKLVILDKLLVRLHETKHRVLIFSQMVRMLDILAEYMSLRGFQFQRLDGSTKAELRQQAMDHFNAPGSDDFCFLLSTRAGGLGINLATADTVIIFDSDWNPQNDLQAMSRAHRIGQQEVVNIYRFVTSKSVEEDILERAKRKMVLDHLVIQKLNAEGRLEKKETKKGSFFDKNELSAILRFGAEELFKEEKNDEESKKKLLNLDIDEILERAEKVEEEDAGEEGHELLSAFKVANFTSAEDDGSFWSRWIKPEAIAQAEEALAPRAARSTKSYAEASQPSQPDRSNKRRKKETEPPMRGSKRRKADFSVPSVPTIEGASVQVRGWSHGNLSKRDALRFSRAVMKFGNESQIDLIVSEVGGAISAAPLEAQIELFSALVDGCREAVKLGNLDPRQGTLLDFFGVSVKANDLLTRVEELQLLAKRISRYDDPIKQFRVLAYLKPSNWSKGCGWNQIDDARLLLGIHYHGFGNWESIRLDGRLGLMKKIAPAELQHHETFLPRAPNLKDRANALLEMELAAVGGKNSKAKVGKKVPKNLKETAASATGARVKNGIAGPSRVNLRSNKDRLQKLPKAAEPLVKEEGEMSDHEEVYEQFKETKWMEWCQDVMADELKTLDRLHRLQTTSANLPKEKVLARIRNYLQLIGRRIDSIVLEHEEDPFKQDRMTMRLWKYVSSFSNLSGDRLHQIYSKLKQEQEDEVGPSGSRDTDPSYFPSHSHQRAHRSMTSYQMLDPGRRVNESGKLEAWKRRRRSEAYTYPLVQPPPIHRPLNNGTRPSDPNALGILGAAPPDVRRFGDERPHRGMRPGSFPPRQDFSSGIK, encoded by the exons ATGGCCTTTTTCAAGAATTACTCGGCTGAGACTGTGTCACAGAGCATCCTGGATGAAAACAGCCGGAGCCAAAATGTGAATAGACTGAATAGCTCTTCACGAAATGAGGATGTTGATGGGGCTTTTAGTGCGAGGGAATTTGATATGAACGTAGATGCGCAATATCAAAGCGATGACGAGCCGTATGGCACCAGAATGGTCCAAAATGAAGCAGCAACTGATAATGGAATTAGACTAAATAACTTGCAACCTTCTGGAAGGAGAAACGCTAATGCTGGACAGTGGGGCTCGTCATTTTGGAAGGATTGTAAACCTATGTGTCCTCCTGGAGGTTCAGAGTCAGGACCCGAGTCAAAAAGTGGGTCAGATAATAAATATGATGAAAGATCAGATGACCATTTGACCGATGCCAGGGACTCGGATGATGACGAGGGACCGAAAGAAGTAGACAAGGGTCAAAGAGGCCACCCTGATGTTCCTGCAGAGGAGATGTTGTCTGATGAATATTATGAGCAGGATGGAGACGAGCAGAGTGACAGAGCACCTTATAGAGGATATAAGCATCCCATGGGCATTACTTCTAGAACGTCAATAAACACAAACCCTGTTGCTGCTAGCAGAAAGGTCTCTCGGAATTCAAGGTCTTTGAATATTGACGAAGAGGATGACTTTGGTGATGTCGAAGACAAGAATGATGATGCTGATTATgaagaagaggatgaggaCGACG AAGATGACCCAAATGATGCAGATTTTGACCCTGATGGTCGTGGGACTATTGGTCGTACAACAAATAAG GACGAAGACTGGGATGCTGAAGCTtctgatgaagatgatgtcaGTGATGATGAGGTGGATGTTTCAGATGAAGAAGACTCTTATTATTCGAAGAAACCGAAGGGTAAGCAAGGACATAAAGGGGGATATACTGCCAAGTCTAGTAAAGAACGTAAAGCCGCACCTGCATATAGACGACAGAATAGAGGGAAAGCATTTTCTGATGAAGAGGAGTCATCAGCTAAAGATTCTGACGGTGAGAGCTTTGAGGATCTCAGAGGGGCGTCCAGACGGGGTGCACagatgagaaaaagtaatggtcGACTAAACATGTCGACAAACATCATCAGAGAAAGCAATGAGGTTCGCACTTCTAGCAGATCGGTTCGGAAGGTATCGTATGTTGAAAGCGATGAGAGTGAAGATGTTGATGAAGCCAAGAAGAAAAAGTCGCAAAAG GAAGAAGTTGAAGAGGATGAGGGTGATTCAATTGAAAAGGTACTTTGGCACCAGCCAATGGGTATGGCTGAAGAGGCTCTCAGGAACAACAGACCAGCTGAGCCTGTTCTGCTGAGCCACTTGTTTGATACTGAACCGGATTTGGATGACATGGAGTTCTTGATTAAGTGGAAAGGCCAGTCCCATTTGCACTGTCAGTGGAAATCTCTCGCTGATCTACAAAAT CTTAGCGGTTTTAAGAAGGTGTTAAATTACACAAAGAAGGTGATGGAAGATGTGAAGTTTCGGATGTCAGTCTCGCGTGAGGAG ATTGAGGTCAATGATGTGAGCAAGGAAATGGACTTGGACCTCATCAAGCAATATAGTCAG GTTGAAAGAATAATAGCTGACCGGATTAGTAAAGATGGATCTGGAGGCGTTGTACCTGAGTACCTGGTGAAGTGGCAGGGGCTGTCTTACGCCGAAGCAACCTG GGAGAAGGATGTTGATATTGCATTTGCCCAAGATGCTATTGATGAGTACAAG GCACGAGAAGCTGCTATGGAAGTTCAAGGAAAGGCAGTTGATCCCCAGAGGAAGAAGAGCAAAG CAAGTCTGAGGAAGCTTGATGAACAACCAGAGTGGTTAAGGGGAGGGAAGCTTCGTGATTACCAGTTGGAGGGACTTAACTTCCTGGTGAACAG CTGGAGAAATGATACCAATGTTATCTTAGCTGATGAAATGGGTCTTGGTAAAACAGTGCAGTCAGTTTCCATGCTTGGCTTTTTGCAG AATACTCAACAAATCCATGGGCCATTTCTTGTTGTCGTACCCCTATCCACATTATCAAATTGGGCTAAAGAATTTAGAAAGTGGCTGCCTGATATGAATGTCATTGTGTATGTTGGTACTCGTGCAAGCCGAGAG GTTTGTCAACAATACGAATTTTACAATGATAAGAAAGTTGGCAGGCCCATAAAGTTTAATGCTTTGCTGACCACCTACGAAGTAGTTCTGAAGGACAAAGCTGTCCTTTCCAAGATGAAGTGGAGTTATCTAATGGTTGATGAAGCTCATCGCTTGAAGAACAGTGAGGCACAATTGTACACTACTCTTTCG GAATTTAGCACTAAGAACAAGTTGCTTATAACTGGTACACCGTTACAGAACAGTGTAGAAGAGCTATG GGCTCTGCTTCACTTTCTTGATCCTGATAAGTTTCGGAGTAAAGAAGATTTTGTTCAGAATTACAAGAATCTCAGCTCATTTAACGAAAATGAG CTTGCTAATCTTCATATGGAGTTGAGGCCTCACATTCTAAGAAGAGTTATCAAGGATGTGGAGAAGTCATTGCCTCCGAAAATTGAGCGTATTCTTAGAGTTGAAATGTCACCACTGCAGAAACA GTATTATAAGTGGATTTTGGAGCGCAATTTTCATGACTTAAACAAAGGAGTTCGTGGCAATCAG GTTTCGCTTCTAAATATTGTTGTGGAGCTGAAGAAATGCTGCAATCATCCCTTCCTCTTTGAAAGTGCAGACCATGGTTATGGAGGGGATTGGGTTACCGGTGATAGTAGCAAATTGGAAAGGATTATCTTGAGCAGTGGGAAGCTGGTTATTCTGGACAAATTGCTTGTCAGATTGCATGAGACAAAGCATCGGGTTCTAATATTTTCCCAG ATGGTCAGAATGTTGGATATACTGGCTGAGTACATGTCGCTTCGAGGTTTTCAATTTCAGAGGCTTGATGGCAGCACAAAGGCTGAACTCAGGCAGCAGGCTATGGATCATTTTAATGCTCCCGGTAGTGATGATTTTTGCTTTCTTCTTTCTACTCGAGCTGGTGGCCTTGGCATTAATCTTGCAACAGCAGATACTGTTATTATCTTTGACTCGGACTGGAATCCACAGAATGACTTACAG GCAATGAGTAGAGCTCATCGAATTGGCCAACAAGAGGTCGTCAACATTTACAGGTTTGTCACAAGCAAAAGTGTTGAGGAAGATATCCTGGAAAGAGCCAAAAGAAAGATG GTGCTAGACCATCTGGTGATCCAAAAACTGAATGCTGAGGGTAGGttggagaaaaaagaaacaaagaaaggCAGCTTTTTTGACAAA AATGAATTATCTGCTATCTTGAGATTTGGAGCTGAGGAACTCTTTaaggaagagaaaaatgaTGAGGAAAGTAAGAAGAAGTTGTTGAACCTGGACATTGATGAAATTCTTGAGAGAGCTGAGAAGGTCGAAGAGGAAGATGCTGGAGAGGAAGGACATGAATTGCTGAGTGCATTTAAG GTTGCTAATTTCACCAGTGCTGAAGATGATGGTAGCTTTTGGAGCCGTTGGATAAAGCCAGAAGCTATAGCACAAGCTGAA GAAGCTTTAGCTCCCCGTGCTGCAAGGAGCACTAAAAGTTATGCAGAAGCAAGTCAACCTAGCCAGCCTGATAGAAGCAATAAGAGGCGAAAAAAGGAAACTGAGCCACCGATGAGAGGCTCCAAACGACGCAAAGCTGATTTCTCTGTCCCCTCGGTGCCAACAATTGAGGGGGCATCGGTTCAAGTGAGAGGATGGTCCCATGGCAATTTATCTAAGAGAGATGCATTACGATTTTCTCGTGCG GTTATGAAATTTGGGAATGAGAGTCAGATTGATCTAATTGTATCAGAAGTTGGTGGTGCAATTAGCGCTGCTCCACTTGAAGCACAGATTGAGCTATTCAGTGCCTTGGTTGATGGCTGTAGAGAAGCTGTCAAATTGGGAAATCTGGACCCAAGG CAGGGGACTTTATTGGATTTCTTTGGTGTTTCTGTGAAAGCTAATGATCTACTCACCCGCGTTGAAGAACTCCAGTTACTCGCCAAGCGTATCAGTCGCTATGATGATCCCATCAAACAATTTAGGGTGCTGGCATATCTCAAACCTTCAAATTGGTCTAAAGGCTGTGGTTGGAATCAGA TTGATGATGCAAGACTGCTGCTTGGAATTCATTACCATGGATTTGGCAATTGGGAAAGCATAAGGTTAGACGGGAGGCTTGGACTTATGAAGAAGATTGCTCCTGCAGAACTTCAACACCACGAGACCTTCCTACCTCGTGCTCCAAACTTGAAAGACCGTGCAAATGCCCTCCTGGAAATG GAACTCGCTGCTGTTGGAGGGAAGAACTCCAAAGCTAAAGTGGGGAAAAAGGTGCCTAAGAACTTAAAGGAAACGGCTGCAAGCGCAACTGGAGCAAGGGTCAAGAACGGGATTGCTGGCCCTTCAAGAGTTAATCTCCGGTCAAACAAGGACAGGCTACAGAAACTTCCCAAAGCTGCCGAGCCTTTGGTGAAAGAGGAAGGCGAAATGTCTGACCACGAGGAAGTGTACGAGCAGTTCAAGGAAACGAAGTGGATGGAATGGTGTCAAGATGTCATGGCAGATGAACTGAAGACACTGGATCGTCTCCATAGGTTACAGACTACCAGTGCCAATCTTCCCAAGGAGAAG GTTCTGGCCAGAATACGTAACTATTTACAGCTTATCGGTCGAAGGATTGATAGCATCGTCTTGGAGCATGAGGAGGATCCCTTTAAACAAGACA GGATGACGATGCGATTGTGGAAATACGTGTCTAGCTTCTCGAACCTATCTGGGGATAGACTTCATCAGATTTATTCGAAGCTTAAGCAGGAGCAGGAGGACGAGGTGGGCCCTTCTGGCAGCCGTGACACTGATCCCAGTTATTTCCCATCTCACTCTCACCAAAGAGCTCACAGGAGTATGACCTCTTACCAGATGCTAGATCCGGGAAGAAGAGTCAATGAGTCGGGGAAGCTTGAAGCCTGGAAGCGCAGGAGAAGATCCGAGGCCTACACTTATCCCCTGGTTCAGCCTCCTCCTATCCACCGACCGCTAAATAACGGGACCCGCCCCTCTGACCCCAATGCCTTGGGGATTCTCGGGGCAGCCCCACCCGACGTTAGGCGTTTCGGAGATGAGAGACCCCATCGAGGGATGCGTCCTGGCAGTTTTCCTCCGAGGCAGGATTTCTCATCGGGCATCAAATAA